A DNA window from Desulfofundulus luciae contains the following coding sequences:
- a CDS encoding beta-ketoacyl-[acyl-carrier-protein] synthase family protein, whose protein sequence is MWMSGESLLADAVGTALMLLQRGEADVMVAVGAESIICPLVIAGLHAARAISTRNDVPEKASRPFDRRRDGLVMGEGAGALILETLSHAERRGARIRAELIGYANSGDGYHTTAPEPGGRGEILCMRKALERAGLTPGDIDYINAHGTSTPLGDRVETLAIKAVFGSRASQIPISSTKGATGHLMGAGGITGLIACIKAIEEGIVPPTINYEEPDPDCDLDYVPNIPRRTRVRVAMSNSFGFGGQNACLVVREFR, encoded by the coding sequence ATGTGGATGAGCGGGGAAAGCCTTTTGGCGGATGCTGTGGGTACCGCACTCATGCTTTTGCAACGCGGAGAAGCCGACGTTATGGTCGCCGTAGGGGCGGAGTCCATCATCTGTCCCCTGGTCATAGCCGGCCTTCATGCCGCCAGAGCCATCTCCACCCGCAACGACGTTCCGGAGAAGGCCAGCCGTCCTTTTGACCGCCGTCGGGACGGATTGGTGATGGGAGAAGGAGCTGGCGCATTGATTCTGGAAACCCTTTCTCACGCTGAGCGCCGGGGCGCACGGATCAGGGCGGAATTAATCGGTTACGCCAACTCTGGCGACGGTTACCATACCACGGCGCCCGAACCCGGCGGGCGGGGAGAAATCCTGTGCATGCGTAAGGCCCTGGAAAGGGCGGGCTTGACACCCGGAGACATCGACTATATTAACGCTCACGGAACCTCCACGCCCCTGGGCGACCGGGTGGAAACTCTGGCCATTAAGGCTGTCTTTGGTTCCCGTGCTTCTCAGATTCCCATTAGCTCCACGAAGGGAGCCACGGGGCACCTGATGGGAGCCGGTGGCATAACCGGGTTAATAGCCTGTATCAAAGCCATCGAAGAAGGAATCGTACCGCCTACCATCAATTACGAAGAGCCGGATCCGGATTGTGACCTGGATTATGTGCCTAATATACCTCGCCGGACAAGAGTGAGGGTGGCCATGTCCAATTCCTTCGGATTTGGAGGGCAGAATGCCTGCCTGGTGGTGCGGGAATTTAGATGA
- a CDS encoding class I adenylate-forming enzyme family protein: MVKIYPDRRAESDDYVAKDNREIGEIIVKAPAKTTYSYVNNPAESERVFYKGWIYIGDPGTWDENEYITVVGRKDDMIISAGENIYPDQVEEVINEHPKVKESVVIGVPDEIRGEAVVAYVIKADPSLTARELDEHCRNHPMLAMYKKPRYYRFVEEIPYTATGKKIRYKVKEQAIRDQQAGLLERA; the protein is encoded by the coding sequence GTGGTAAAAATCTACCCTGACCGCCGGGCCGAATCGGATGACTACGTTGCCAAGGACAACAGGGAGATCGGTGAAATCATAGTAAAGGCGCCGGCCAAAACCACATATAGTTATGTGAATAACCCGGCGGAAAGCGAACGGGTTTTTTACAAGGGCTGGATTTACATCGGTGATCCAGGCACCTGGGATGAAAATGAATACATCACCGTGGTGGGAAGAAAAGACGATATGATCATCTCGGCGGGTGAGAACATTTACCCGGATCAGGTAGAGGAAGTGATTAACGAACATCCCAAAGTAAAGGAATCGGTGGTGATCGGAGTTCCCGATGAAATCCGCGGGGAAGCCGTCGTAGCCTATGTCATCAAAGCGGACCCCTCCCTCACTGCCAGAGAACTGGACGAGCACTGCCGTAATCATCCCATGCTGGCCATGTACAAAAAACCTCGTTATTACAGATTTGTGGAGGAGATACCCTACACAGCCACGGGGAAAAAGATACGTTACAAAGTAAAAGAGCAGGCGATCAGGGATCAACAGGCGGGTCTGCTGGAACGGGCCTGA
- a CDS encoding HEAT repeat domain-containing protein: MESTESYVEKLIASLRHEDPAIRRRAAWLLGKLKEKSAVLPLLHCLMENGNDPYILADAALALGEIGDRQATAHLIFLLQHNSFLPARLAAVEALGRLGGNRAREALTEALKDQNQVVRIAAAEALHALDFKDSVRSNEKVARDSPEKSQFYTGRLE, translated from the coding sequence ATGGAGTCGACAGAAAGCTACGTGGAAAAACTGATCGCCTCCCTCAGACATGAAGATCCCGCCATCCGGCGAAGGGCGGCCTGGCTGCTGGGAAAATTGAAAGAAAAATCGGCTGTCTTGCCGCTCCTCCATTGCCTTATGGAAAACGGCAACGATCCTTACATTTTGGCCGATGCGGCTCTTGCCCTGGGAGAAATCGGTGATAGGCAGGCGACGGCGCATCTAATATTTTTATTACAACACAATTCGTTTCTGCCGGCCCGTCTGGCAGCCGTCGAAGCACTGGGCAGGCTGGGCGGCAACCGGGCCAGGGAGGCCCTCACCGAAGCTCTGAAGGACCAAAATCAGGTAGTGCGTATAGCCGCCGCAGAGGCGCTGCACGCCCTGGATTTTAAGGATTCGGTAAGAAGTAATGAAAAAGTGGCTCGTGACTCTCCGGAAAAGAGTCAATTCTATACGGGGAGGTTAGAATGA
- a CDS encoding dynamin family protein → MLEYFREQKTLLINAVEQLITLAEAGENRFAVDLLTESLARVASETFTLVVMGEFKRGKSTLINALVGTRILPTAIVPLTAIPTFIRHGTEPQATVVFLDGRSVKVPVGAIVQYVTEKENPRNIKKVREVEVIYPAPFLAEGIILVDTPGVGSAYTHNTEAAYGYLPRADAALFVISVDAPLGKGELDYLRDVRHHVHKLIFVLNKIDIVSPHDLAEALDFTRRMLQEQLQTQDILLVPLSARLALEGKEQNDAERLETSRMTELENLINELIRRQKGALIISATASRALRILNELELGLELWRRGMEDSLEELERKITAFEAELAHLEQEREDSIYLLYREVDKLAARVAEDMEAFERRVFPQLAGQLEDFIEENYPRHSVKETASLAQDYIKKIILGVLEEQREREKEIMQQEFARVAGRFFRRIEDIVDRLMAASAEIFQVEVHKTAYKDYILGDRYFYFHFYEHPTFIPAFEELTVASLLPKALLKKHILTKTRASLAELLNRNCGRVRADLVESLKEKVRQVAGELRLRSDAVAFSLKNALQKALEEKKASVAEQEKSRAKCEEEKQKFFILRQNLESLLKLENA, encoded by the coding sequence ATGCTGGAATATTTTCGTGAGCAAAAAACACTGCTCATCAATGCGGTCGAACAACTGATCACTCTGGCTGAAGCCGGAGAAAACCGCTTTGCGGTGGACCTGCTCACCGAAAGCCTGGCCCGGGTTGCCTCAGAGACATTCACCCTGGTAGTGATGGGTGAGTTTAAGCGGGGCAAGTCAACCCTGATCAATGCCCTTGTGGGAACGCGCATCCTGCCTACCGCCATCGTACCTCTTACAGCGATCCCCACCTTTATACGCCATGGCACGGAACCGCAGGCAACGGTCGTGTTCCTGGACGGACGAAGCGTAAAAGTACCCGTTGGAGCTATCGTGCAGTACGTAACGGAAAAAGAAAACCCCCGTAACATTAAAAAAGTGCGCGAAGTGGAGGTTATCTATCCCGCCCCTTTCCTGGCCGAAGGAATTATCCTGGTAGATACCCCGGGAGTTGGTTCGGCCTACACCCACAATACCGAAGCAGCTTACGGCTACCTGCCCCGGGCCGACGCAGCGCTTTTTGTTATTTCAGTAGATGCACCACTGGGCAAGGGAGAACTTGATTACCTGCGCGACGTCCGGCATCACGTGCATAAGCTCATATTTGTGCTCAACAAAATTGACATTGTCAGTCCGCATGACCTGGCGGAAGCTTTAGACTTCACCCGCAGGATGCTGCAGGAACAACTTCAGACTCAGGACATTTTACTGGTCCCGCTTTCAGCCCGCCTGGCCCTGGAAGGAAAAGAGCAAAATGATGCAGAACGGCTGGAAACAAGCCGGATGACGGAACTGGAGAACCTGATAAACGAGCTGATCAGGCGCCAGAAGGGAGCGCTCATTATTTCGGCCACGGCCTCGCGGGCGCTGCGCATCCTGAACGAACTGGAGCTGGGCCTGGAGCTCTGGCGGCGCGGTATGGAAGATTCCCTGGAAGAACTGGAAAGAAAGATTACCGCCTTTGAAGCAGAACTGGCCCATCTGGAGCAGGAACGGGAAGACAGCATCTACTTGCTTTACCGGGAGGTGGATAAGCTGGCCGCCAGGGTGGCGGAAGACATGGAAGCTTTTGAACGCCGCGTGTTTCCTCAACTGGCCGGACAGCTGGAGGATTTTATTGAGGAAAATTACCCCAGGCATTCGGTGAAAGAAACTGCCAGCCTGGCCCAGGATTACATCAAGAAGATCATCCTGGGTGTGCTTGAAGAACAAAGGGAACGCGAAAAAGAAATAATGCAGCAGGAATTCGCCCGGGTGGCAGGACGGTTTTTCCGGCGCATCGAAGATATAGTAGACCGTTTGATGGCTGCCTCGGCAGAAATTTTCCAGGTAGAAGTACACAAAACGGCTTATAAAGACTATATTCTGGGCGATCGCTATTTCTACTTCCACTTTTACGAACACCCCACCTTTATTCCCGCTTTTGAAGAATTGACCGTAGCATCTCTTTTACCAAAGGCATTGCTTAAGAAACACATACTTACCAAAACCCGTGCCAGTTTGGCGGAGCTTTTGAACCGCAACTGTGGGAGGGTGCGGGCCGACCTGGTGGAGAGTTTAAAGGAAAAAGTACGCCAGGTGGCAGGTGAGCTGAGGTTGCGCTCGGACGCTGTTGCCTTCAGCCTTAAAAACGCTTTGCAAAAAGCCCTTGAGGAAAAGAAAGCCAGTGTCGCCGAACAAGAAAAATCCCGTGCCAAATGCGAAGAGGAAAAGCAGAAGTTCTTTATTTTAAGGCAAAACCTGGAAAGCCTTTTGAAACTGGAAAATGCTTGA
- a CDS encoding universal stress protein, producing the protein MYRKIMVAYDGSPYSNKALSAGMELARCCGCELHAVAVVNLPDYAGTVAEVDDMVTRAREFYEKKLGDAVSRAAGKNVKLTTHLIFGHVGETIVRYARENNFDLIVVGTHGWSAIQKLVMGSVSSYVIRHAACDVLVAKGRED; encoded by the coding sequence ATGTACCGCAAGATCATGGTGGCCTATGATGGTTCTCCCTACTCCAACAAGGCCCTGTCTGCAGGAATGGAGCTGGCCCGTTGCTGCGGGTGCGAGCTGCACGCGGTTGCCGTGGTAAACCTGCCCGATTATGCGGGCACCGTAGCAGAAGTAGACGACATGGTGACCAGGGCACGGGAATTTTACGAAAAGAAGCTGGGAGATGCGGTTTCCCGAGCAGCCGGCAAAAACGTAAAGCTGACCACGCATTTGATCTTCGGCCACGTGGGAGAAACCATCGTGCGCTATGCCCGGGAGAATAATTTTGATTTGATTGTAGTGGGAACCCACGGCTGGAGCGCCATTCAAAAGCTGGTCATGGGCAGCGTCTCTTCTTATGTAATCCGTCACGCAGCTTGTGATGTACTGGTGGCAAAAGGCAGGGAAGATTAA